A region of the Bryobacteraceae bacterium genome:
CTGCCCTGGCATGGCCTTCGTGGGCGTCGTCTGGGTCTTGCGAAGCTTCTCGATCAGGTCAGGCCGCGGGGGAACCACGGGCCGCGCCACCGGCTGCCCAGCTAGCGGCCGCGGCGCTGTCTGAGCGCCGGGCGCCGCCTGGGCGCCCGCTCCTGACGGGGCGGCCGCCGTGGGGGCGGCGGGGCGCGTCGGCACCTGCGTGACCGGAGGTTTCGGGATCCCCGGCGCGACGATGGGCGGCCTCGGGATCTCGCCGCCCGGCAGCGGCTGCCGTGGCCCGGAAAGGATCTGGCCCGGCCGAACCGCCGGAGGCCGCGGGATGGCAGGGGCCGCCTTGCCCGGGGTTGGCGCGCCGGACGCCGCCGACGGGGCCGGCCTCGCCGGTTCGGCAACCTTCCGATCCACTGGCGCTGCCGGGACGGCCGGAACCCCCTTTTCCGGCGCGGGTCGGGGAGCGCCAGGCCTGGCCGGAGCTACCACAGGTGGGGCGGGCTTTTCGGTAGGCTCGGCCGGCCGTCGCGCCACGGTGGGCGGCGCCGCCACCGGGGGCTTGGGAATTGCAGGTGCAGCCGACCGGGGCTCGGCGGCGGTCGTCGGCGGCGCAGCCGCTCTGGGAGGTACGGGAATCGGAGGCACGTGAGGGGTAGGCGGCGGAGCCGGCCGCGCAGGGCCGCCCGCGACTGGTGGAACAGGAATTTTCGGAACTGCAATGGCAGGCGCGCTGCCTGGCGGCAGGATCGTGCCGGGCTTCGGAGCGCCAGCCGACGCGGGCCTCGCTGCGGGGGGATGCGCTTCTTCGACGGGTGGTTCGGCCACAGGCGAGGCCGCTTGGGATGGCGCTTCGGCCTCAGCCGGAGAGGCTGCCTCCGGGGGAGGCGGGGCCGTCTCGGCCGCAGGCGGCGGGGCCGGCTCCGGCTCGCCGCGGAAGTGGGCGCGGATGCGATTGGCCAGCTCGTCTTCGATCGAGCTCGAATGCGTCTTCTTCTCTGTCACCCCGAAGCGGGGCAGGAGGTCGATGATGACGCCGGGCTTCACCTCCAGCTCGCGAGCCAGCTCATTGATGCGAATCTTGCTCATACGTGGGACGCCGCCCCGCCGCGCAGGACTGGCCCTTCAACTCCTTCTCCGCACTCCCTTCGGTCACTGTCCGGCTGATGGTTGCTCTGCTAGACCCGTGGATTTCATCGTATCAGATTCATCAGCCGAAATTTCGTCCTCCTGGCCGGACTCGGGCACCGGCGAAGCCGCCTGCGGCTCCGGCTCCGCGGCGGCCTCCCCGGCCGCAGGCTGCGCCTCTCCAGCCGGCGCCGGGACCTCCGTTTCCGGGGCAGTTCCGGCAGGCGGTTCCGCCGCTGCGGCCGCGGCCTCCGGCTGCGCGCCCCCTTCCAGGTGCTGATAATATGCGTTCACGGAAATTCCGATTTCCGAGAGAAATTCTTCCGTAATTCCCTCGATTTCCAGCAGCTCTTCCGGCGTCATCGAGCCCAGTTTTTCCACCGAGCCCACGCCGCCGGCCAGCAGTTTTTCGAGCGCCGCCTCGGAAAGCCCGTAGTCGAGCAGCACGCTCACCGGCGTCCCCATCGCCATGGCGGCCATGCTGGCCTCCACTTCGCGGCGCTTCTCTTCTTCCGTCTTGATGTCAATGCGCCAGCCCATCAGCTTCGCCGCCAGCCGCACGTTCTGCCCCTTCTTGCCGATGGCGAGCGAAAGCTGCGAATCGTCCACGATGACTTCCATGTATTTTTCGACCGGATCCAGCACGGACACGCGGCTGATTCTGGCCGGGCTGAGCGCGTGGGTGGCGAAGACCACCGGATCGTCGCTGTATTCGATAATGTCGATTTTTTCGCCGCGGAGCTCGCGGATGATAGACTGCACTCGCATGCCTTTCATGCCGACGCAGGCGCCGACGCAGTCGACATCGCGGTCGCGGCTCACCACGGCGATCTTGGTCCGCTCGCCGGCCTCGCGCGCGCAGGCACGGATGACCACGGTGCCGTCGTAAATCTCCGGCACTTCCTGTTCAAACAGACGCATCACCAGCTCGGGCGCGGCGCGCGAGACGATGACGCCGGCGTTCTTGCCCGTTTTTTCCACGCTCTTGATGACGCAGCGGATGCGCTCGCCCACGCTGAAGCTCTCCAGCCGGCTCTGTTCCTTCTTCGGAAGCCGCGCCTCGGCCTTGCCGATCTCGACGATAATGTCCGGGCCTTCCATCCGCTTCACCGTGCAGTTAACCAGCTCGCCGATGCGGCCGGAGAACTCGGCGCAGATGTTGTCGCGCTCGGCCTCGCGCACCTTCTGGAGGATCACCTGCCGCGCCGTCTGTGCAGAGATGCGCCCCAGCGCTTCGGTCGGCTTCGGCACGCGCACGGTGGCGCCGACGGCGGCTTCCGGGTCCAGCTTCCGCGCCTCGGCCAGGGAGATCTCTTTGGCCGGGTCCGTGACGTTTTCCACTACGGTTTTCACCGCGTAGATCGAGAAATTCCCGGTGCGTTCGTCGAAGTCCGCTTCCAGTTCCTCGCCGCCGCGGAACTGCTTCCGTGCGGCCACGAGCATGGCGTCCTTCACCGCATCGAGCACGATCTGCGGATCGATGCCCTTCTCCTTGCTCAGGATCTCAATCGACTCTTTGATGGATGCCAAGCGACTTGCTCCTCTCGCTGCGCATTCGCGGGCGAACCGGCCGGTTCACCACTCGAATTTCAGATTTGCCTTTTCGATGATTTCCATCCGGACGCGGATGGTCCTGCCTGCACCGGCCTCCAGCACCACGCAGCCCTCATCCAGTCCCCGAAGGACGCCCTCCCAGCGGCGCTGTCCTTCCACCGGTTCGCTGAGCTGGAGGCGCACTTTCTGGCCCCGGCAATGGTCAAAATGTTCCGGCCTGCTCAGCCGGCGCTCGACGCCAGGCGAGCTCACTTCCAGATGGTAGCTCTCGCCGGGAACCACGTCCTCGGCGTCGAGCACCGCGCCCACCTGCTGCGAGATCAGCTCGCAGTCGGCCAGCGTGACGCCGCCTTCCTTGTCGATATAGATCCGCAGCACGCGGTTGCGTCCGCTGCCGGCCAGCTCGACGTCCCACACGGAGAGCCCTTCGCGCCGGGCGGCGCGTTCGGCGATTTCCGTGACCCGCTGGATCACCCTGTCTCGTGTGGCCGATGGCATCGTTGGCTGATTCCGCCCCGCCACAGCGGAAAAAACCGCTGCGCGGAGCCCGAAATTCCCGGTTGCCGACCCTAACAAAAAAGTGGGCTTACGCCCACTCGCAGGGTTCGACAATTTCAGTATACACCACCGGCCCCTTGAACTCCTGACGCAACCGCCCAACAATAGGGGCGGAAGTTGCGGCAAGTCCGAAAGGAGGCGCCCGATGAGAAAACTCGCCTATGCCGCCGTGATCATTGGCAGCTTCGCCATCCTGTTCGCCGTGGGCCAGGCGTGGCGCCTGAAGCCGGAAACGAAAACCAGCCGGATCCTGCACAAGGGCGACTATGCCCTGCTCGTCACGCCGGCCGGCCAGGAGGTCTGGCTGGCCGTGAAACCCGACGACTGCTACCCCATCCAGAAGGCCGTCGTGGAAAACAACCAGGCGTTCCTGAAGGCCTGCGCCGATAACCAGACCGCCTTCCCGGTGCCGGCGGGAACGCGCGTCAGGGTGTTGGCCGAGAAGGTGAGCCGGCGCCAGGTGCAGATCCTCGAAGGGCCGCTGGAAGGCCGCACCGGCTGGGTGGAACACGAGTTCCTCTCGCCGGACCCCCGGCCGAAGCTGTGAGGCTCAGCGCCTGCGGTGCTGTTCGCGCAGCACGGCGGGATCGTCCATCCGCGGAGGCGGCTCGGGATCGGCCGGGTCTTTCGCCCTGGCCGGGTCGAAGATCTCCGGCTCGGGCGTGATGGCATCGAACGGCGCAAAATCGGGAATGCTCGAAAAACAGTCGCCCAGGTCGGCAGCGGTGGCGTCAAACAGGTTTAGCGGCGGCAGCCCGAGAATGCGGAAAATCGTCTTCAGCAGCGCCGGAAAACTGGCGTTCGTCGCGGAAGCGTAATTTTTCCGTGCAAACGGACTGACGACCATCAGCAGCGTGCGGTGGCTGTCGATGTGATCGACGCCGCCCTGCGCATCGTCCTCGGTGATGAATACGGCCATGGTGCGCCACCATCTGGTCTTCGAAAGGTACTCGAGGATCCGCCCCAGCGCATAGTCGTTGTCCGCCATGAAGGACGCCCGGAACGGGTAGCCGTCGCCGGGCCGGGGCCGCGCCAGGTGATCATTGGGCAGATGAATGTAGATGAAGCGCGGCAGTTCCCTGCCGGGCCTGACGTAGAGCTCCTCGATTTCGCGGATGAAAGCATCGGCGCGGTACTGGTCCGGAATGTTGGTGTTGTACTGCGGATACTGGCGCGAAGTGTTCTCCCACAGCGGCCGCGGCATCGGCACATTGGTGAGGAACCGCGCCCCGGTCGGCATCAGCCCGGCCTCCTCGACCACGCCCGCCAGCTCGAAGCCCTCGCCGAAGTTGCGGAACGGGATCCCGTGCCGTTCCAGGTGGTGCCACAGTGCGCCCGCCTCGAGCTGTTCCTCGGGGTGAAGGCTTGAGTTGCTCTGGGCAAACTGAAGCCTGCCGGGCGCGGTGGTGGGAAAACGGAAGTCCTTCTGCCCGCCGTAGGAGGCCATCAGCGACGATTCCGTCCAGGCGTTCGGATATGAGCCCACCAGCCAGTGATGGCCATCGACGCTCACCTCGCTGTCGGCATAAAAGTTGTCGCTGAAAGCGAAGCGCTCCACCAGCGCATGGTGGTTGGGCGTGATGTTGTAAAACTGCTTTTCGAGCCGCGTCCGCAGCGAGTCCTGGTCGATCTCCACCCAGCCGCGGCGGCCGAAGCGCGCCAGCTCCGGCGCGGCGCGCAGCTCGCGCACGGCGTCGCGCGTGACATCGCCGAGCACTTCGTCGTAGGTGCGGTTTTCCTTGACGATCAGCACCACGTGGCGCAGCTCGAGCGGCAGCGGCCGCGGCGTCTCGGCCACGGGCAGGAACCCGTTGTTGGCCATCACCGCCTGGGTATGAAAAGAGATCGCCCGGCTGAGCGGCGCATCATAGACGCTGAGCAGCCCCTGGCGCAGCTCGCCCTGAAAGCTTCGTTCGAGCGGCGCCGTCTTCGTCGCGTTCGGCCCCGTCCCAAGCCCCTTGGCGCTGGCCACGAAGTAGCGGCCGCGGTCCACGGCCACCGCCGCCGGCCACCACCCGGCGGGCAGATGACCGGTGAGACGGTTGGTGGCCAGATCAATCACGCCCACCGCATTGATGCCCGCCTCGGCCACCAGCAGGCGGCCGTTCGGCAGGTCGAGCGCCAGCCCCACCGGCAGCACGCCGCGGTAACTCTCGAGCCGCGGGATGCGCAGCTCGATGGTCGCCTTCTCGATCAACGTCACCGCGTCGATCACCGTCACCGTGTCCTGATGCGCGTTGCTGACATAGATCGACCCGGCCGTGGCGACAACGCCGGACGGGCTCGCTCCGCCCAGGCTCTCCGGCCCGAACGGCCTGCCTGTGCGCACGAACCGCACCACGCGTGGCTGGGAAGGCCTGGCCACGTCGATCACACAAAGCGAGTTCGACTCCTCCACGTTCGGGTCGCCGAGGCCGGGCACAAAAACCTCCTCGCCTCCCCCGGTCAGGCGGCGCGCGCCCGTCTCCGCTTCCTTCGAAGGGAAACCGAAGGCCGGAAACGGAAGCCCCGTTCGCCGCGCATCCTCGGCGCTGGCGCCCGGCACGGGCCGGTACTCGAACATTCCGATGTTGGTGACATAGAGCCGCTGGCCGTCAGGCGAGAGCGCCGCCTTGAACGGGAGCCGGCCAGTGCGGACGCTGGCGATCATCCGCCCGGAGCGCGCGTCGAAGACGGCCACGCGGAAATTGGCCTGGTCGACGACATAAAGAATGCGGCGTCTGGCATCGTAAGCCAGATCCCCGGAGTAGCTGTCCCGCCACGGGCCCTGGTTGAGATCCAGCACGCGCCGCACCTGCCCGCCCGGCAGGCTGATCTCACGAACGCGGCCGGAGTTGCCCTCGGAGGCAAACAGGCGGCGGTCGTCGGCGAAGGCAAGGCCCATGAAGACGCTGCGCCAGTCGTCTTCGTCCCGCGCGGCCTTCTCCTCGCGGGTCCTGGCGCGCAGCTCCCGCGCGCGCCAGGGCTCGGAGCTCATGTCGAGCACGGTGAGAGAGAAGCGGTTCGGCCCGCCGTTGGCGGTTACCGCCAGCCGGCCGTCCGGGCTCACGGCGAGCCCGAAGGCGCCCGGTCCGGTGTTGAACTGGCGTCCCAGCGGTGTCAGGATGCGGCCGCCGGGGAGGATGGTCTCCGCTCCCGGGCGCCGCGCGGCCGGGCGCGTGCCCGCGGGCGGAAGAAAGTCGGCCGCCTGCGCGGTGGCGACCAGCAGGACGGGCCACAAAGCCCGCTGAAACGTGCTCACTTCTGATAGCCTGTCAAAGCGGATTCCCCCGATGCAACGAAGGCAGTTTCTCGCAATCCCTGGAGTGGTTTTCATGGACTCGATGGCACAGACACCCGAGGCGCCCCGCGGGGCGCGTTACTTTGTCCTCCAGCAGTACTTTCTCCGCAACGGCGGCCAGCCTGGACGCCTGCACGCCTTTCTCGAAAAGGGCCTGCTGGCCGCGTGCCGCCGCCTGAAGGCGCCGCCGCCCGCGCTCGTGCTGGAAGCGCTGGTGGCGCCCCACATGCCGCAGGTGGCCTGCCTGACGGCTTACGCGAGTCTCGACCAGTGGCTGGAGACCCGCGCGCGCCTGGCCGCCGACGAAGGCTTCCGCGCCGCTCTTGCCGCGCTCGAGCAGGACGCCGAGCCCCCGTATGAGGACTACAGCGAGGTCCTGCTGGAGGCAGCGCCTTATACGCCGCCCCTGCCCGAAAGCCTTCCGGCCGCGCCGCAGCCGCGCATCTTTGAGCTGCGCCTCTACCACAGCCCGACCGAGCGCCAGCTTCGGGCGCTGCACGAGCGTTTCGCCGGACCCGAGATCCCGATCTTCCACCGCGTGGGCATCCATCCGATCCTTTATGGATCCACGCTGGCCGGCCCGCACAAGCCCAACCTCGTCTACCTGACGCCGTTTGATTCGCTCGCCGCGCGCGAAAAGGCCTGGAACGCATTCTCGGCGGACCCCGAGTGGGCGAAGGTCCGCGCTGAATCCATCGCCCGTCACGGACAGATCTCGAGCGTCATCCAGATCTCGCTCTATCGCGCCGCATCCTATTCGCCGCTGCGCTGAGCAGCTAACGGGCTTCCGACGCCGGCGGCTGGATCTCCACTGCGGGGCTGGCCGCCTCGCCGGCGGCCACCTGGCGGCGGATCTCCTCAATGACTTCCTGGCGGCGCTCGGCGTTGTCGAGGTTTTTCTCCAGATACCGCAGCGCCGCGCCAACCACATCGCGGTGATGCAGGGATGCGGTGAAACCTTCCTGCGTCGTCAGCCGCAGCCAGAGCTCATGGAGCCGGTCGATGTCCTCCGGCCACAGGCGCGGCGGGTGCGGACCCAGGTTGACAAACGTCGAGGGGCGGTCCGGCGCGATGATTTCGAGTGAAAACGGATGGCGCGGCTCGGGCAACTGCTCCCAGGCAAGCCCGATGCGCCGGGCCAGCTCTTCGCTGGGCATGGCGCGCGAAACGCCCGTCACCAGCCGCGACGCCTTGAGTTTCTGCGCCGTGTGGACCATCGCCATGAAGGGATCGGTGGCCGGAACCACCAGCAGCTCCACCGGCTTGCCTTCTTTCTCCGCCAGCGCCACAACACGGGTGAACAGCTCGCGCTCGTAGTCGGTGAACAGTTGATCCTGGGCCAGCTCGTGCTCGCCGGCGCCCGCATCCACCGGGCGGACCGTCATCACGACAATGTCCTGGCGGCGGATGTTCGTCTTGCGCAGCACCGTCTTCAGGTGGTCCATGCGGTTGTAGTCGCGCACCGCCACCAGCACGCAGCCCGGCCGCGCATGCACACGCTGCGGGTCGACGTCCGGCTCGTGGTCGAGGTTGAACTCTTCCATCGCCTGTGCGCCGCCCGTCTGCCGTGCGTTCACGCGTTCCGACAGGCTGAAGACGATGAACAGCACCGCCGTCAGGCTCAGGCCGTAGATCGTCGCGATCTGCTTGGTGAGCAGGTTGGTGACGGCCACCAGCAGCAGCGCCGCCGTCGTTACGCCCAGCCCGAACGGGATCTCCACGCCGCCGATGTGGAAGTTGAGCGGGAAACGGTACTCCTGGTCCTTCCGCTGGAAGCGCAGCGCCAGCACCCCCAGCCCTTTCAGCGCGAAGCTCCACACCACGCCGAAGGCGTAGGCCTCGCCGAGCAGGTAGACGTCGCCGCGGGACGCGAGAATCGTCAGGATCTGCGCAGCGGTGATGATGCCAATGATGCGGTAGGTGGTGCCGAAGCGCGAGTGCGGCCGGCGGAACCAGTTCGTCAGGACGCCGTCCTCGGCCACGCGGTTCAGGACGCCGTTGGCCCCGATGATCGAGGTGTTCACGGCGCCGGAAAGAATCAGCGCGCCGACAATGACGACGAAGATGTGGAAGCCAAGCCGCAGGATCTCCGGACCGGCCAGATAGGCCGTGAGCCCGCCGATCAGGTTGTCGAAATATCTGGGCCGGACGTCATCCGGAATCAGCATCACCGAGGCGAAGGTGACCCCGCCGGTGGCCACCAGCGCGTAAATGCAGACGAGATTGGCGGCGCGGATCAGGTTCTTCATCTTCGGCGCCGCAATCTCGCGGTAGACCTGGGCCAGCGTCTCGAACCCGCTCATGGCGAGCAGCGTGTGCCCGAAGCCGATTACCAGCGCCGCCGGCCACAGCGTGGGCCAGAAGGTGCCTTCCAGCCACCCCAGCGAGTGCGACTCGAAGCGGATGTTGTCGAGCGTCGGCAGCGGCGGCAGCGAATGCCTGCCCTTCAACAGCATCGTCAGCGGCGCCCAGATGAGCAGCACGCCCACCATCACGGTGGTGATCTGCATGATGCGCAGCGCCTTGCCCGAGCTCTCGTGGATGCCCTTGACGTTCTGCCGCCAGAAGTACAGCGTGACGGCGACGCCAAACGTCACCGCAAAGGCCGCCGGCGGCAGCCGGAAGCTGGAGTTGAGGTGAGCCGACAGCTCGTTGATCAGGCCCGCGAGATAATGACCGGCGGAAACCGATGAGATCGGTCCGGTGAGCACATAGTCCACCACGAGCGCCGAGACGGAGAATTTCGCCGTCGTCGGGCCGATGGCGTCGCGCACCACGACGTAAACGCCTCCGCGGACGAACATGCCGCAGCTTTCCAGATAAATCGAGCGGATGGCGAAGCCGAACAGCAGCACCGCCAACACAAACCATGGCGCGCTCTTGCCAAGGGCGTGTTCGGCGATGCCGCCGACGTAGAACATCGTCGAGGCCAGATCGCTGAGCACGATCGCCGCGCCGCGCCAAAACGAGATGAATGAAAGCGCGACCGTCGTTGCGACGACGATCTTCGGAAGGCTCTTTTGAAGCTGCTGGGAAGGACTTCCAGGATCCGACATAAAAGCGGTGCCGGAAAAAACCGGCCGCGTTTCCTATCTTACGATCAAAGCATGAGCGAAGACCGCGGCGCGCAGCTCGCGCGCGAGGTCGCGGCCGCGCTGCGCGCCGCCGGCCACGAGGCCTGGCTGGTGGGCGGCTGCGTCCGCGACCGGCTGCTCGGCCGGCCCGTCCATGACCGCGATCTGACCACCGATGCCACACCAGCCGAGCTCCGCCGCCTGTTTCCCGACGCAC
Encoded here:
- the rimP gene encoding ribosome maturation factor RimP, whose product is MPSATRDRVIQRVTEIAERAARREGLSVWDVELAGSGRNRVLRIYIDKEGGVTLADCELISQQVGAVLDAEDVVPGESYHLEVSSPGVERRLSRPEHFDHCRGQKVRLQLSEPVEGQRRWEGVLRGLDEGCVVLEAGAGRTIRVRMEIIEKANLKFEW